A segment of the Daphnia pulex isolate KAP4 chromosome 10, ASM2113471v1 genome:
AAAATCGCAGTAGACACTCTCGACGCTTTTCTCGTCCGTGACGGAATACAATCCGCTCAGACTGTGCCCAATCCTCCACAAATCTTGGCATGACTTGGGCATTCCAGTGACGGCCACTTGTCCGGTGCATTCAAATCGCCCAAGAGTGTGGACACCGGAAGAAATTCCGAGTTGGGTCCGACCAAAGTTCAGACGAGTAATGGGCAGGATCTCTTTGCCTACGACAACACCTGCACATTGAAAGTAATGACAAAAAGTACGGGATTTAGTCTATGCTAAATTGGAAATCAAtgtataaaatagaaaattttcaccAAACCATTATCAGCTGATTGAAGTGGCGCAGCGGCGTCGCAGTTGCACTTGACGGCAGGATCGATGCAATTCCCGTCGATTCCGCACTGACAGGTGTGAACGCTGGAATCGTTTCCGGCCCAAAAGTATTGAACGTTTCCATTTTTGTCGTTCCACCAACTGTAGGTGATGCCGTTCAGTTCCAACGGGGCGTAGAAACAATCATACTAATAACCATTTAcagtaaaaatgaattatattaatttatagTAGTATGCTATAAAAGACTACGGGATTTACTTACGGTGAGCGACTGGTGGCATTCCGCCGACAACTCGGCCAATGCCGACATTTGTCTACTTGTGGCGTTGTAGTTGATGGACCTGGAATAACATCCAGGATCAGCGCAATGACCCACGTCTATTGATTCTTCGCTGTCGTGCGGGACTAAAGTCGATCCTGCGTGACAGCCACATTtggttattctttttgtcAGTTCAGTTTTGAATAAGTTGTATTTACCTGTGGCCATGTCGCAGTAGACGAAAATGGGGTCGTCTCCAACTCCCTGACCGTCAGGATCGATCCAGTGCATTCCGGATGTTAGGCTAGGGTTTGCTAGACGAACCTCTCTGCATGTTCTCTGAATACTTGCGCTCTTTCCACTTGACTGAATTTCGATCGCCTCGACATATTTCGAAATTGATTTCGAGTTGAATTGCCGTTCATTCTGCAGGGCGAGTTCCAATCGGGCAACTTTTTGCTCGAGCACATCTAGCCGGCCATCTTTGATTTCCAGTTGAACGGCATTCGTTTTCAACACTTGTCTCATTTCAATCTTAGAtaaattgtattaaatttaattggctAATTTTATTGCTGAATCTGAGAGAAAAATTCTTACCATCTGGTCAGACAATTGCTGCAACCGTTCCTCTACCGAAAGGCCACTTGCGATTGTAATAGACCCAAGACAAACTAAAATACCAACTTGTAAAAGTAAAACGAAGTTACGAGCCATTGTGTCTACCTTTTGGAAGAAAGTGCGCTAAAATGTTGAGTGTCCCTTGCTTATAACTTGAGAGCGCTTCAGAGAGATCGATAGATATGTAGCGAAGAAATTAACTTTGTGTGCGTGttggatttcgtttgttttacttttcagGTGCAAAAGTCACTTGCGCGTATTTGTTTCTAATTCAAATGTGGGTCATGTTTGCTCTTTGATTCGGCAGGCAAATAATCGATGTAGTAGAAGTACAGATAACGTTAATGCCAATCAAATTCGTGCACTTTGAATGGTCATGCAACGTAGCTTGGTGCAATCCGatttcaaattcctttttgaCCCAGTTGTTTTGTGCTTCTGCGCCAatgtcaaaaacaaacaaacgaagtctttttttttttaccctgattcaaagaaatttgatttcttctgaatgagtaaccaatttttttatttattttatgtagGTGAACAGCTGATTGTAGCAGATTGAACGCTGAAAAATCGAATCACCTTTAATTCAATCGATGTCTGGCGACTCCTTTCCctattttacatttctttaaaccttatgtcctcgtgtacattcGTGCGAGGGCGAGTGTATTCACGAAGACGTCCTTCCTCCCTTTTTCCTGTTGGACCCACCTTCATGATCTGCAGATGGAGCGTCTAGGATTTCAGGATTTCAGGTAGGTGGCAATTGACGTTCATTTTTAGTTAAATTAAAGCTATTTATCAAACCAGAGTCATTTTTGCGTGAAAGAGACGCAGACTTAACTCGGTCTTATTTGATAGCATGCATGAGACGAGTTGAATCGACAGTTAAATTACGTTGTGACACGTTTCGCTGTAGTTGCGTAGACGTAAAACATGGAGGGTATTGTGGTCTGGTCGACTTCTTCTTGCGCTCAAATCTTTCATATTCAACTGCGTCGATTAAATTTGGCTTCATATTTTTTTGCCTAAAGAAATGCGAGTACATTCAATCCACAGATGAACTTTTAATTATCAGCGACTCCCAGACTGTATCAAAcgccagttttttttcaaacttttgttggtgttgtttgTCTCGGAAAGATTTCTTTCCTGAAATCAGACAGAAGTATTTTGCTGAGTCACAATTACCTTGTTTTTAAGAATCTTTAGTGGGTTAACCACATCTATTGTGCAGTCTTTCTGCTCGCCAACGTTTTTGTTAAATTACGTCACTTTATTCTTATACTAAACACACCCGCTGTTttacacaaacattttttatccGCGTTTTCGGTTTCAAACCGAAGAGggaacattttcttctcgATTTGAAAGCTGGTTTTGCTATGAtgctttatttgatttcgtaCTAACCACAAAAAGATTTCCcaattgaagagaaaatggtCCATAGAGTTTGCAACATATACCATTTATTTCTCTACTTTAAATGTATTATCTTGCTCGGACATTTGAATCGTCTTTTGCTGAATCTAATTCTACCGTCTATAgcgattttttaaagtctGTTTTTAAGCGATTGAGCCACATCCTCTTGCAGTAGCCAGCCATTGAAGTGGGTGTAGTGGCCTCCGTTGTCATAGAGGTACATCGTGTCTGCTCGATCGACCTGTATCCAAATTTCATCTCTAGCCTGGAGATACAACGTTGATTGAAGAGAGAAGCTATCCGTACTCATAGCCTGAGTCAAGTCCGCTTCGCTCATACTGATTTCTACGCCGTTCTTCCTTAAAGATACTTGAAATAATCCGTCGACAAATAACGCTGCACGCATGAAGGCGATGccggagaaggagaagaagtaGGTTCCAGTGACAGGTGCCGTAAACTTGCCGCTTCCTTTGTTCATTGCATCTCCCGTGTTGATTTTTACCTCGTCGAACGTGATCGGGGTGTGTGTCCCATAGAAACTGCGGCTTCTCTGAGCGTAGAAATAGACGGAGGCTGACTGGACACCATCCAATCCAATCCATGTCTGGGACGCTGCGGGCATTATGTGTCAGTAATTCGAAAATTAAAGTTTGAATCTAAATTATTGTTTCGAAATGCCATTAATTTTACCTGGGTCGCCCAAAGATTTAGTGAAATCGCAGTAGACAGTTTCGaccattttctttcccatCACGGAATAAAATCCGCTAACACTGTGTCCAATTTTCAATAGATCTTCGCAGGAAGTTGGGAATCCGGTGACGATTGCGTCGCCACTACATTCGAATCGGCCGAGGGTGTGAACTCCGGTTGAAATTTGACCAAAGTTTAATTGCGTTATTGGAAGACTTGCCTTTTTCGTTACGACACCTGCGCATTTCAATTcgggaaaatcaaataacacaACTGACAGTCACTTTTGCTTAATAATTGGGACTATTAACAATTCCCATTCAACATTATACCGTCGTCGTTTAACACATATGAAGCAGTTGCATCGCAATTGCATTTGACGTTAGAATCGATACAATTCCCCTCGATTCCGCATTGACAGGTGTGAACGCTCGAGTCACTCCCGGCCCAGAAATATTGCGGATTTCCATCTCTGTCATTCCACCAACTGTAAATGACTCCATCCTTCTCTAGTGGGGCGTCGTAGCATTCGtactagaaaaagaaatatatcaTCGGATGTTTTACATTTGCGAAATTGTACCAGGTTTACTTTGATTGACTGATGGCATTCGTTCGAGAGTTCAGCTAGCGTTGTCATTTGCCTCATAGTTGCGTTGTAGATAATTTCTCTGGAATAACAACCTGGATCAGTGCAATATCCTACGTCTATCGAATCTTCGCTGTCGTGTAGGATGGTTGTTTTCCCTGTAagtcgtttgttgttgtatacgattaatttttgttaatgCGCATTACCCTTTTTTTGTACCTGTGGCCATGTCGCAGTAGACGAAAATGGGATCGTCCCCAACTCCCTGACCGTCAGGATCGATCCAGTAATTTCCCATCGTCAGGGACGAATCGGCTGCATGAGCTTCGCTGCACGTTCTGTACATGACGTTCTTTGTGGCCAActgatttgtttctctttcctttgTGGCAAGAAGTTCTAGTTCTAGTCtaagaactttttcttctaagATTTCCTGTTGATTGATATAATTCGAACaagtttttcaatgaaaatgatCTGAAAAGTTGTTTAGGAAGAAAGAGACTTGCATGTTGCCGATCTTTTTGCTCCATAAGCTCTTCCAGTCGAGTCACTTTCCTTTCCAGGTTGATTTTAAGCGAATTCTGGGAAAAAGGTCGGTGAAACATgcagttaaaaaaagttaaattattttcattttggcctATGTATTACGTAATTGGTTGTCAGTTGTTGGAGTTGATCCTGAATTCCCCCCAAAGATGGACGGTCAGCCGAGCCAGCCGTCCATTCAGATGCGCAAATGAGTAAAGTTAAGAAAAGGTTGTAGAAGTTGGAAGCCATTTTCACCTTCTTCCAGCGTCAGACTAGCGCTCGTTTTCACTTGAGTGTCGCAATTTATATCCATAGAGCGATAACTTGAGGTTTTGAACAAAACGAAACGCCTTCaggtttgtttgattttagaTAAATAGGTTGTACTTCATGGCTGGTCTTGTTTTTTCATGGGCTTATCATTGATCCTCGTCTTTGTTATTGGCAACTGCCTAAGTTAATACTAATTCAGTCGTTCTTGTGTCTATAGATTCCATCCACAAAATTAGTTAACCATTAGCGAAGCTCCAATGTCGGCTAAGCCAATTACGTATGCGCTCGTTTTAAAACTAATCGttaacaaaattcatttgattcatgTCAACTTGTGAAATCTGTCTATcacaaaaaatcacaaaacgTTTCACCTTTGAATTCTGCACTGGCCTGACACGTTCTCGTCCATTTTTGAAACTGATAAAGgggtaaacaaaaatcaataggCTACGTACGCAATTCAACTGACGagataggaataaaaaaaggaaatattccCCTTATATTTTCTGGCGTCGTATTGGGGGGGATAACTGTAAGATTGTGAAGGTGGATCAAATCAGTTTCTCTTGGCTACAATTAATTTAGCGTTATTTTTTCTCGTGGGAGATACAGAAGTATGTTTTGGCATTTGGGTCCTCTAATGTAATAGATGTTAAAATAGTAATGTTTACATTTATACAAAGAACCCGATCGGGTCCTTTTCTTCAGTAGCTAAGAGGGGAGGTAATTATAGCCCTCTAGAGCTACAATGTGTTTtacttaaatattttaactgttCGTTGTTTGaagtaattcaaattttaataatttgtttttgattgtttacttGCCCTTAGGTGCAGAGAGGCTTTTCTCCGGTTGTCCACCCTAATTTCAGCCCTGAATCCTTGCACGGATCGAGCATCACCTGGAGATGTCCTAGGCTTCAAGGTAGGGCGTAATTACCACTATTTTCCCTTGTTTGCTATTGTTTAAGAGGATTTCATCCCTTTGAAATCGGGTTAATTATAAAACACATTTGGCCTCTTGTAACAGCTGATCGTAAACTGGCGGTGCAGTTCCGGTTGAAGTCTTAAACTGTCAGGTCTTAAACCAGACACGCAATTTGATCTAGTTTGAATGTCTTAACCATTTTTGGTGTCGACTCATGTCGTGTGACACTGTGTGGTGTGCGATTATTCGTGCAATTAAGCGGATATTGTTACACATATAATTTTTGTCTAGTAGAATATGTGCTCTTTCTCAGTAGGCTATTTATGCCAGcttcttcaaacaaaaaaaattttccccgctagatttgatttatttcaaattgaaaatatttaatcgtAGACTACAAACAGCACAGCATTTCAAGTTGAAGGAAGGAAAGCCATTACATCGAATTACGTAtactgacatttttttttttctattttaaaccACTTTTATATAAGGAATCTTGCATGGAAAATCGGGTCTGTAGTTACACGCTCGTCCATCTGTGATGATTAACTTGATTTGGACGCCACGTTTAAATTTGTCGAACCtcgactattttttaaaaaatggcattttacggaaataatttttggaaTCGCTtccggttttttgttttgtttagcaCATCAATTCCGaactggaacaaaaaaaattatggattccttctttttaccttttttactttttcggagtataatttaattgacaCATGAAAGGAAGTGAGTTTCCTTCCATGCAAGTCCGTTTAAATTTAAGCATTTTTTGCGTATTTGTCTTACCTACAGATTGTTTCCGAGTATGGTAAATTatgcacattttttaaaatgtgtacaGTTTACACGTaaatatgttttgtttttccgcgTTGAAAATTCCCAAACTGAATCCTATTATTTGGCTAGCTAGCGGCTTTGTCGAGGAGTTGTACGATATCATCAGTTTTTTCACTTTGATTAAAAGTGGAGTTGATTCGTAACAGAATTCGGGCATCGATGTTGCCGTTGGATTTGACGTCAATTCCGAGttggattaataatttgattgcttCGATAAATCTTTTGCTTGAATTAAATCGACACAATAAATGGAGTGCGTTCCATCCGTCTTTATCGATCCCATGCACGTCGATCCCGCGTTGAACTAAAAATTCGATTGCGTCAACTAATTTGTCGCTTGAATTGGAATAACACAAGTAATGCAGTGCGTTTCTCCCGTAGTTGTCTTTCCTGTTGACATCGATTCCCTGTTGGATGAGTAAATTCATTGCCTCGATTAATCCTTTGCTTGAATTATTAAGACACAATAAATGCAATGCGTTGCTTCCGTAGTTGTTTTCCCCCTTGACATCAATCTTGGATTTGATCAGTGGTGCGATTGCCTCGATTAATCTTTCGCTTGAATGATTAGTGCACAGTAAATGGAGTGCGTTGTTGCCGTCTTCGTCTTTGCCATTGACGTCGATCCCGAATTGGATTaacgatttgattttgtttaaattcacGTGTCTTTCTTTGCAAAGTTGACGCAACTCCCATTCTTTTTCGGCAAGCTATACAACACGTAGATGGGCATTAGTAGGAATAAAAGCAATCTGCACATGATTATTCAAGGGGAAACGTCGAAAATTTGATTACTTTTTGCTTGATGATATTTAATTGAGTAGCGACATCGCCTGATGAAATTCTACCTTCGTGATCATGCACCAACATTTTTGTGAATAATTCCAATGCGTAATGAGATTGGTcaatttctgaagaaaaaggtttttattatttgtaccgaaatatttattgttgatttattattttgtcgtatccttaaaaaaaatacttactGTTGATGTTGACTGGGTTGTCAGCCATAATGTTAGCAGAAATTTCGTAGTCGTTACCATAAAGGTGCTGCCCATCCAAAAGAAGATATGCAAAGACGAGACCTTGTGCAAAGACGTCGCTCTTGACGGTACCTCGGGGCTGTTTGGATGACTGAAATTGACTGCTTAGTTTCAGCAACTCTGGGGCATACCAGTTTTTGGTTCCTTTGATTCCGCTATTGATCGTGAATGTCCCTCGCTCATTCACGGTTCTGGACAGACCGAAATCGGCCCATTTCATTGTTACCTGGCCAGTAGTAGGATCGACGTGAATGAGTACATTAGCCGGCTTGATATCTCGatgaattaatttctttaaatggaTGTAATCGAGTCCCGAAGCCAACTGAGAGCAAACAGTCGAATGGTGTGGCAGTTTAGGCcctttgtattttttgggattttccGAATCCAGAAATATCTGATCTAACGATGCGACGCAGAGTTCCAGAGCAAAGTACCTGAGTAGTGAAGACATGCACAGCACATTAATCTCTTTGACACCCTTTTGAATAACTATTTATAGTGAatcgttttattcttttcggCAATTTACTTGAATTCGTCGTTGAACTCGACGTGAAAGAGTTTGGCGATGTGAGGATGATCCAACTGTTTCAGAGTGTCTTCCTCGTTTCCGTTAGCGTCTAAAAGTTCAACTCTTTTGACTGCCACTTGACGGTCTTCAAAGGTTCCTGAAAACACCGAGCCAAATGCTCCTTTCCCTATTCGATCTTTAAGATCGAGTTGGATTTTCATTTATGAAACATGAAGTGCTGCAAAGTGGagaagaaacaattgaaaactATCTAGCTATTTGTCGCAAGTCAAGAATACGGGCGTTGGTCCCGAGACAGGGTCTTACGTCTACCACCCTACAGAATATAAACTGTTGGCAGTTGAATAGTGATAaactgataataataaaaataacgatgAACTGATAACGCAAAATCGCTGATTATGACAAGATTCGAAAATCCACTATGAAAGAACATTGTATTGAAAGGCGACCGTTATTTCTTTGTCGttgtttttccgtttcttttcaactcggcttttaagttttaacctTTCGGCTTTTCCTGCATCACCTGATTTTTTAGAAGTAATTAGATAAGTAATTAGTATTTGTAGCTGGTCTGCTTGTTGTCTTTTATGAAATGGAAGCTTTTTAATGGGAAGTTTGATTCTCtattactttttaaatgtAAGAAGTATGTGGCGTTTTTTCCGAATTAATGTAATGAGACCTTATACCTAAAAATACTGAggaaaccgtttttttttttgttttttgtttttaatttgttatcgTTTCAGCAGATAACGATTTAATCTGTTTCTGTGCAGTATAGATTCGATACTaagcaaaggaaaacattttgttacTTTTCTTTAATCATTATGATAGGAAATTTGATTGGTATAACTGCGTCAATCGGTTACTAATCACGAAAATCAAGGTTGTTTATCCAGAAATTAGCCGAAAAGTATTGATTTTAATTCTCTGCTAttcattatttgaaatataaacTTTCGAATACTCAGGACCAGGTTTCGTTCACAAGCAGAAGTCAGAAGTGAATGACTGCTCTTGATAGGACTCTGGAGAGGTTAGGGCGTGGACATAccaaatgtttcaattttatttgcggCGATTGATTCTGTTTGTGTTAAGCCTTATTGCCTCCATTAGTACAATTGTTGCAACTTGTATCCCTGTTTTTTCGCGAGAAAATCAAGCCTTGATGAAGAGTACGATCAGTTACCATTCCTGTCTGATTTAATTATCTACTAGTAGATTCACAGATTCTTGTGAGTGTCCATTCCCATTCAGATTGAAAATATCTGAAAGATAATTCTCGTGAATTTGTTGGTTTGTGCTTTTTGGTTGAATTAAAGCCGCTCTGGCATTGCCGTGATTAGCTTTCCATCCATCGCAGCTCTGGCCATTTGGATAGTATTGAAGGCGCGTTCAATTCAAATCTTTGTCCATGTATTTCTTTGTTGGCACACAACGCAGGGTACATAGTCACACAAGgaattttcgttttgtacCGATAGAACTTATCTTAATTGGAactcaaatgaaattaacttttaattcttagttcttcttcttagttgTTCTTTTGCCgttggaaacattttcatttcgctGCGCGGAACTCGTTGTCAGGTTGCGAGGAAAAAGCAACTTCCTGAACGTCAAAAAGTAGAGCCAGGTTCTCTTGTTTGGCCTTTTTCCATCCATCGGTCAAAATGACTTCGGCTGGGTGGAGCCGGAAGAAGTTAATTGCCTCTTCCCGCAGTCCATACGCTGGGTGGTGATAGTCGTCTTCCAGCATAAGCAATTCTAAACAATTTTCTATAGACATTAATGTGATTAAATGTCTTTCACAGGCAGCTTTCAGTTCCGTCAACAAGTATTTATCTGCAACCACCAACAGTTTGACGGCCATTTTTTCCATGGTCGCAGCAGTCAAACGTCCCGTGTAAATAAATCGTAGGAGCTCCTTGAATATTTCCGGCTCGGTGTCGTCAATTTCAACGTGATTGGTCGATTTCTCCTTGGTAGCGTGCTGGAACATGGCTTTAAAGACTTCGCTTCTGGCGGCTAATATGATTTTGTGGGCGGGAAATTCGCTACCGCCGACTTTGAAAATGACGTCACTGAACGACATGTCATCAAACAATTCTTCGAGCTGAGTCGTCAGTTGATGGGTGCAATTGATTCCCACGGGTTGGGGTATGCCAGATGCAGGTTGTTTTTTGACCATGCATTCATTCACACAACTGATGGTGAGACTGCCGTCTGCTTGCCtacattttgattttagaatttcttctttcgacaATTCAAAGTAGACGAAAGTATGGATGTGTGAGTAGACGACATGTTGGTGAAGCTTCACTCCATTTTTGTTGACGATGGCGATTTTGACTTGAAATGGGTCGATTAAATTAGCCAAAATTCCTTTGGTGTTAACGTAATGCAACAGGCTGATTCTTATTTTGGTTCCCAAATCAGAAAGTTGCAATTTCCATTgatgattttgaatttcttttgttgaaaaaaatccagatGACAAATCTGAGCCTTTCCCATCTACAGTTTCAAGAAACTTTGCTTGAACGTTCCAGTCGAACGCAACTTTGACGATTATGCTTCCAGAATCAGACCAATTAAAAACTTCCATCTTGAATGAGCGGAAATGATCGCACACCTGCAATTGACGGCCAATAAAAATGATCTCGTGAATAACTTGTCAATTTATGAATAATTGAATACCAATCGACAACTTAATAAGCTGAGCTTATATTCCGTTACTAAAATCACTGATATTCTGTTTGCAGTTGGTTCGAAAATGTAAAAGTTCTTACCCAAAGTTCTTAGGATTCCTTTGTTCAATAATTGACTAGACCAGTAGACCTACTTCCCTGAAAACTCGTCGTGAAATGATACagctaagaaaaacaaagacgaaGAAACGTCGCTCTGCGTCTTTAACTAAGTGCCATCTGtgatgaaacgaaaaaaggaaagatcgTAACATCGTCGTAATGCAAACTTGtgatttgtaatttttaaaccgTTCACAAAATTACATTACATCATCCTTTGACGTAGAAACTCATCCAGGATCGAATGGAAGCCTCAGATTCGAGGTCCttccaaaaatttttaaatttctagttttcgcaaaattattgatttggaatGCGCATCATCCTGGGGCTACCACCCCCTAGCCCAAGGTTGGGGATGGAAAATGAACAATAATGGccgcttttttattctttttctaaccttttctctttatttttaaaataaaagaaatttggctCTTTTCAAAAAACGTTTTGTCAGTCGTAGTTTGATCGTTCTCAGTTGCGGATGTGCCGCCGTGTGTGATGttcatttagaaaaattgaaaattttttttcttttccaacagcGTGAATTTGTTACTTTAGAGATAGCTCATTTGtggtacattttttgtttgtctcttTGTTAACAGATTTGATCCTGAACGGTTTCAGGGCGTGGATTGGTACTCGGACAAACGTAATTCCGGAAAAGGCATGCTGCTTCGACCATCAAACGATGACGTCTGACTGAATTTGCCAAATGCCTGCTCGCCATTTATCTGTAAGTGTTTCATTATCCTGTTTTCTATCGTATTTATCTTccgctgatttcaattttgCTCTATCGCTATCGGTTGCAATGGTTGTCGTATTATTGGAGCGATCTGATTAAGGTTTTGTTTCATACCGCCGTGTCTTGTGCTTTGGCTCTTAAATAGTTAGAGAATAGCCCATTGTAGAAGAAACAGTATTTTTCAATCGTAGGCGCCGTGAATTTTCTCGTTTGCAGGTTTATAGTACCTTTCCACAAGTGTGGGTATTACGACTGGGGGGAATGAATTACTGATAGCCGATTTTCTAGCATTTCCTCTTTATTTTGGTTCGAGAAATTTGGCTATTGGTTATAGGCCGCGTCTTCAGTCATATAATTTGATTGCTCTCCCTTTCGGCCTAGTGCACGTGTATTTTAAGCTGTGGTAATGAAAATTGATagctttttcttgttcatgtCAACGATGTGTAGCTCATTGAATTGTGTAAGCCTATAAAGACGTCGTGGTGTGTGAATTTAATAAGTTCAGTCTTGGCGGTCGTATAATTTTATTCGAGATTGAAGGACTAGTTTAAtactttttatctttaatgGTTAGTTTTTTCCCTGTCCCGATTCGTCATCAAGTGTCTACTGTCTAACTGTCCGCTTCATAATTGTAACGTCATTTGAAGTTGACTTCTTATTTCTGTTAATTGACGTGGCCTTTAAACAGGTTTCTCATTGACATTATCAGTTCAAAAGAATAATTCCTGTCTTTATGTACGGCAGCCATCAAATGACAGACGTGAACGGGACCATAAGGAACATTATCGTCTCTTTTATTGGCGGAGCAAAATTGCAATGTAGATTGGTCGTTAACTGCGTTTATTGACCCACATTTTTCCTGTTAAAATAATGCCTCTTCCAACAAAAAACCAGTAAAATGAAGGGACCCATAACCGTACAGAGACACACCCGATGAAATCGAATTAATCGCCAACCAGATTTCATCTCCTCTTTGCAGACTGACCGTCACTTGGATGCTAAACGTTTCTAAATTCCATTCCGAGTTGGACGAATCGATTGGGATATAACCGTTAGCTACGCCGTTCTCATATAACTGTATTCCACAACCAAGCCTAGATGAAGTAGATGGAAATTGAACCGTTCCAGatgcagagaaaaaataagttccCGCTCTCGGAGTCGTGAATTTTCCCGATGTCAAGTTCATTGCCGCTCCCACGTTCAAGTTTTGAACGTCGAATGGAATTGGAATAGAAGGTTGAGCGAAGCCACTCTCCCATTTCCTAACGTAGAAGTATGTCGGCGAGGATTTGACATCTTCGTATCCAATCCACGTCTGGAAACCTGCCAAGGGAATTTTAGTAATCGTTCGTTTTCAtgtatttgattaaaaaattaaaaccggAATCGTTAGGAAGCTTGGTAAAATCGCAGTAGACACTCTCGACGCTTTTCTCGTCCGTGACGGAATACAATCCGCTCAGACTGTGCCCAATCCTCCACAAATCTTGGCATGACTTGGGCATTCCAGTGACGGCCACTTGTCCGGTGCATTCAAATCGCCCAAGAGTGTGGACACCGGAAGAAATTCCGAGTTGGGTCCGACCAAAGTTCAGACGAGTAATGGGCAGGATCTCTTTGCCTACGACAACACCTGCACATTGAAAGTAATGACAAAAAGTACGGGATTTAGTCTATGCTAAATTGGAAATCAAtgtataaaatagaaaattttcaccAAACCATTATCAGCTGATTGAAGTGGCGCAGCGGCGTCGCAGTTGCACTTGACGGCAGGATCGATGCAATTCCCGTCGATTCCGCACTGACAGGTGTGAACGCTGGAATCGTTTCCGGCCCAAAAGTATTGAACGTTTCCATTTTTGTCGTTCCACCAACTGTAGGTGATGCCGTTCAGTTCCAACGGGGCGTAGAAACAATCATACTAATAACCATTTAcagtaaaaatgaattatattaatttatagTAGTATGCTATAAAAGACTACGGG
Coding sequences within it:
- the LOC124204475 gene encoding uncharacterized protein LOC124204475 isoform X2; translation: MANFYALFLTLLICASEWTAGSAADDRPSLGEIQDQLQQLTTNYNTLKINLESKVARLEELMEQKDRQHGILEEKVQRLELELLATKERETNQLATKNVMYRTCSEARAADPSLTMGMHWIDPDGQGVGDDPIFVYCDMATGSTLVPHDSEESIDVGHCADPGCYSRSINYNATSRQMSALAELSAECHQSLTYDCFYAPLELNGITYSWWNDKNGNVQYFWAGNDSSVHTCQCGIDGNCIDPAVKCNCDAAAPLQSADNGVVVGKEILPITRLNFGRTQLGISSGVHTLGRFECTGQVAVTGMPKSCQDLWRIGHSLSGLYSVTDEKSVESVYCDFTKLPNDSGFQTWIGYEDVKSSPTYFYVRKWESGFAQPSIPIPFDVQNLNVGAAMNLTSGKFTTPRAGTYFFSASGTVQFPSTSSRLGCGIQLYENGVANGYIPIDSSNSEWNLETFSIQVTVSLQRGDEIWLAINSISSGVSLYGYGSLHFTGFLLEEALF
- the LOC124204475 gene encoding uncharacterized protein LOC124204475 isoform X1 → MARNFVLLLQVGILVCLGSITIASGLSVEERLQQLSDQMIEMRQVLKTNAVQLEIKDGRLDVLEQKVARLELALQNERQFNSKSISKYVEAIEIQSSGKSASIQRTCREVRLANPSLTSGMHWIDPDGQGVGDDPIFVYCDMATGSTLVPHDSEESIDVGHCADPGCYSRSINYNATSRQMSALAELSAECHQSLTYDCFYAPLELNGITYSWWNDKNGNVQYFWAGNDSSVHTCQCGIDGNCIDPAVKCNCDAAAPLQSADNGVVVGKEILPITRLNFGRTQLGISSGVHTLGRFECTGQVAVTGMPKSCQDLWRIGHSLSGLYSVTDEKSVESVYCDFTKLPNDSGFQTWIGYEDVKSSPTYFYVRKWESGFAQPSIPIPFDVQNLNVGAAMNLTSGKFTTPRAGTYFFSASGTVQFPSTSSRLGCGIQLYENGVANGYIPIDSSNSEWNLETFSIQVTVSLQRGDEIWLAINSISSGVSLYGYGSLHFTGFLLEEALF